A single region of the Musa acuminata AAA Group cultivar baxijiao chromosome BXJ1-11, Cavendish_Baxijiao_AAA, whole genome shotgun sequence genome encodes:
- the LOC103970688 gene encoding ADP-ribosylation factor 1 yields MGILFTRLFSSLFGNREARILVLGLDNAGKTTILYRLQMGEVVSTIPTIGFNVETVQYNNVKFQVWDLGGQTSIRPYWRCYFPNTQAVIYVVDSSDTDRLVTAKDEFHAILEEEELKSAVVLVFANKQDLPGALDDAAITEALELHKIKNRQWAIFKTSAIKGEGLFEGLDWLSNTLKSSGG; encoded by the exons ATGGGCATCCTCTTCACCCGCTTGTTCTCGTCCCTCTTCGGCAATCGGGAGGCTCGGATCCTCGTACTCGGCCTCGACAATGCCGGGAAGACCACCATCCTCT ATCGGCTTCAGATGGGGGAGGTGGTCTCGACCATCCCAA CGATCGGGTTCAACGTGGAAACCGTGCAGTACAACAATGTTAAGTTTCAAGTATGGGATCTTG GTGGGCAGACAAGCATTAG ACCCTACTGGAGGTGCTACTTTCCAAACACTCAAGCTGTTATATATGTTGTTGATTCCAGCGACACAGACAGACTTGTGACTGCTAAGGATGAATTTCATGCTATCCTGGAG GAGGAAGAGCTGAAAAGTGCTGTTGTCCTCGTGTTTGCAAACAAGCAG GATCTGCCTGGTGCTCTTGATGATGCTGCAATAACAGAAGCCTTGGAATTACACAAAATCAAAAATCGTCAATGGGCAATTTTTAAAACTTCAGCAATAAAAGGAGAAGGGCTTTTTGAGGGACTGGATTG GCTTAGCAATACACTCAAGTCAAGTGGAGGCTAA
- the LOC135597085 gene encoding zinc finger protein CONSTANS-LIKE 3-like, translated as MASVAEGKGGYWAGLEGRRCDSCKGAAALLYCGADAAYLCGECDARVHGASLLALHHERVWVCEVCEQAPAAFTCKADAAALCVACDADIHAANPLARRHERIPIVPFLEPLKPSTTSAAAFLLGNEKDEEKENDATSWLLPNPGHTHPKGLIGAPDIKSTEFYFSDVNPYLDLEYSTKMDAGFYQADSVVPVHAKASGFDGGAPPPPSFLPADAPIELDCAPSKPSYGSYTTHSMSHSVSSSEAAVVPDGIGNGAAPTDREARVMRYREKRKSRRFEKTIRYASRKAYAETRPRIKGRFAKRSEIEEKLDRLYPSSAAAAFMVDAGYDVVPSF; from the exons ATGGCGAGCGTGGCGGAGGGGAAGGGAGGATACTGGGCGGGATTGGAAGGGCGGCGGTGCGACTCGTGCAAGGGAGCGGCCGCGCTGCTGTACTGCGGCGCGGACGCGGCCTACCTGTGCGGGGAGTGCGACGCGCGGGTGCACGGAGCGAGTCTGCTCGCTCTGCACCACGAGCGCGTGTGGGTCTGCGAGGTGTGCGAACAGGCGCCCGCCGCCTTCACCTGCAAGGCCGACGCCGCTGCGCTCTGCGTCGCCTGCGACGCCGACATCCACGCCGCCAACCCCCTCGCCCGCCGACACGAGCGCATCCCCATCGTTCCCTTCCTCGAGCCCCTCAAGCCCTCCACGACCTCGGCCGCCGCGTTCCTCCTCGGCAACGAGaaggatgaggagaaggagaacgaCGCGACCTCCTGGCTCCTCCCGAATCCCGGTCATACGCACCCCAAGGGTTTGATAGGGGCGCCGGATATCAAATCTACTGAGTTCTACTTCTCGGACGTGAATCCGTACCTCGATCTGGAGTACAGCACTAAGATGGACGCCGGATTCTACCAGGCGGACAGCGTCGTTCCCGTCCACGCCAAGGCGTCCGGCTTCGACGGTGGTGCTCCGCCGCCTCCCTCGTTCCTCCCGGCCGATGCCCCCATCGAGCTCGACTGCGCCCCGTCCAAGCCCTCCTACGGCTCCTACACCACCCACTCCATGAGCCACAGC GTGTCGTCGTCGGAGGCGGCAGTGGTGCCGGATGGCATCGGGAACGGTGCGGCGCCGACCGATCGGGAGGCGAGGGTGATGAGGTAccgggagaagaggaagagccgGCGTTTCGAGAAGACGATCCGGTACGCGTCGCGGAAGGCCTACGCGGAGACGCGGCCGCGGATCAAGGGCCGGTTCGCCAAGCGATCGGAGATCGAGGAGAAGCTCGACCGCCTCTACCCCTCCTCCGCCGCGGCGGCGTTCATGGTGGACGCCGGCTACGACGTCGTGCCCTCCTTTTGA